From Strigops habroptila isolate Jane chromosome 10, bStrHab1.2.pri, whole genome shotgun sequence, one genomic window encodes:
- the LGALS8 gene encoding galectin-8 — protein sequence MMALNGQKKTISNPIIPYVGTIFGGLAPGQLIKIHGTVPDDADRFQVDLQCGSSITPRADVAFHFNPRFKRSGCIVCNTLVGERWGWEEITYEMPFQKGKSFEMIIMILKNKFQVAVNKKHLLLYNHRISLERIDTLGIYGKVQIKTIDFVLDGEMPDGAQFTVPYVKELDTALRPGCIVAIKGEVNKNPTSFTVNLKSSDSKDIALHLNPRMKNKDFIRNSYLHDSWGEEEKEIADFPFSPGIYFELVIFCDSHEFKVAINGVHTLEYKHRFKQLEKINVVEIMGDIQLLDVRSW from the exons ATGATGGCCTTGAATGGACAGAAGAAGACAATCAGTAACCCG ATCATTCCATATGTTGGGACAATATTTGGTGGCCTTGCTCCTGGACAGCTGATTAAGATCCATGGGACTGTTCCTGATGATGCAGACAG GTTCCAGGTGGATTTACAGTGTGGCAGCAGCATAACGCCTCGAGCTGATGTGGCGTTTCATTTCAACCCCCGCTTCAAAAGGTCTGGCTGCATTGTTTGCAACACACTGGTAGGGGAAAgatggggctgggaggagatCACTTACGAGATGCCCTTTCAAAAAGGGAAATCATTTGAGATGATCATCatgattttaaagaataaattccAG GTGGCTGTAAACAAGAAGCACTTGCTCCTCTATAACCACAGAATTAGCCTTGAAAGAATTGATACTCTTGGAATATATGGCAAAGTGCAAATCAAAACTATAGATTTTGTTCTTGAC GGGGAAATGCCAGATGGTGCCCAATTC ACTGTTCCCTATGTTAAGGAACTTGATACAGCACTTCGTCCAGGATGCATAGTTGCCATTAAAGGAGAAGTGAATAAAAACCCTACGAG CTTTACGGTAAACCTGAAATCAAGTGACTCAAAGGACATTGCATTACATCTGAATCCCcgaatgaaaaataaagattttataaGGAATTCGTACCTTCATGACAGctggggagaagaagaaaaggaaattgccGATTTCCCTTTCAGTCCTGGGATATACTTTGAG CTGGTAATCTTCTGTGATTCCCACGAGTTCAAAGTTGCTATCAATGGCGTTCACACTCTGGAATACAAGCATCGTTTTAAACAACTTGAAAAGATCAACGTAGTGGAAATCATGGGAGACATTCAGTTGTTAGATGTGAGGAGCTGGTAG